From Anopheles funestus chromosome 3RL, idAnoFuneDA-416_04, whole genome shotgun sequence, a single genomic window includes:
- the LOC125771617 gene encoding uncharacterized protein LOC125771617, producing the protein MTVPPVMELTEEEKEAKQYFISLLEAFSKPCDVGTGADLEMRLPAWFDETKFKRGQKFYNDNRFGILQANFCSLLVLLADPKGLRILEHTKKSSTTETARKRYISTFLHMSDWYECDLVPGSKSWKSLSQVRRMHLSASNSAKKRNLGFISQPEMALTTFGFMGFALVRPHLLGIRYDNREDREAFIHLWAVLGFMLGVHDEHNMCLFRLEVVEMICHIVIRYVFVPALQLETQLLRHMMGAIVDAFIPYMPFLSYESIMFLTRRLVGIPGYQYALDLKKEYICRSLITKEELDAVVDYLTPRDGYRQVEAMYRAIFTDQLRLYTVKELPDEINQNYLDTVTTGTNGTYTQLPGEEEGNQSQHTKSSEHQLREILGLKHNQVLVVTTVEDESEWSTYRNDSKLKLLSARDQTNVRFTAQCLNLCYTTIGRFTNEMALSFILYRLKRLHGK; encoded by the exons ATGACGGTTCCGCCCGTGATGGAGCTTACGGAGGAGGAGAAAG AGGCAAAGCAGTATTTCATAAGTCTTTTAGAGGCCTTTTCCAAACCGTGTGACGTTGGAACTGGAGCAGATCTGGAGATGCGTCTTCCAGCCTGGTTCGACGAGACCAAATTCAAGCGCGGCCAAAAGTTCTACAACGACAACCGGTTCGGTATCCTTCAAGCCAACTTCTGTAGCCTGTTGGTATTGTTGGCCGATCCGAAAGGGCTTCGCATTCTGGAGCACACGAAAAAATCAAGTACGACGGAGACAGCCCGCAAACGGTACATATCGACGTTTCTGCACATGAGCGATTGGTACGAGTGTGACCTGGTGCCAGGATCGAA ATCATGGAAATCTCTCTCGCAAGTACGCCGTATGCATCTGAGTGCCTCGAATAGCGCGAAAAAGCGTAACCTAGGATTCATCAGCCAACCGGAGATGGCACTTACCACGTTTGGATTCATGGGATTCGCCCTGGTACGACCGCATCTGCTTGGCATTCGCTACGATAATCGCGAGGATCGCGAAGCATTCATCCACCTATGGGCTGTGCTTGGTTTTATGCTCGGTGTTCACGACGAACACAACATGTGTCTGTTCCGGCTGGAGGTTGTCGAGATGATCTGTCATATTGTGATTCGTTACGTGTTCGTACCAGCGCTCCAACTCGAAACACAACTGCTGCGCCACATGATGGGAGCGATCGTGGATGCGTTTATACCTTACATGCCTTTCCTGTCGTACGAAAGCATCATGTTCCTGACGCGTCGTCTTGTTGGCATTCCCGGCTATCAGTACGCGTTGGACTTAAAGAAGGAGTACATCTGTCGATCGTTGATAACGAAGGAGGAACTGGACGCAGTAGTGGACTACCTGACACCGCGCGATGGTTACCGACAGGTGGAAGCGATGTATCGTGCGATATTCACTGACCAGCTGCGGCTGTACACGGTTAAGGAGCTGCCGGATGAGATTAACCAGAATTACCTGGACACGGTAACAACAGGAACGAACGGTACGTACACACAGCTCCCAGGAGAGGAAGAGGGCAACCAGTCGCAACATACAAAATCGTCCGAACATCAGCTGCGTGAAATATTGGGCCTAAAGCACAATCAAGTATTGGTAGTGACGACGGTTGAGGACGAGAGTGAATGGAGCACGTATAGAAATGACAGCAAGTTAAAGCTACTTTCGGCCCGCGATCAAACTAACGTTCGATTTACGGCGCAGTGTCTCAATCTCTGCTACACCACAATTGGTCGCTTTACCAACGAAATGGCCCTATCTTTCATTCTTTATCGTTTGAAGCGACTACACGGAAAGTGA
- the LOC125771616 gene encoding esterase B1-like produces the protein MVEWDNLWQFVLAVVRLGRGVIAFVMHHLHVRLRPPRDCPVVTVRQGQLRGIAARLPNGARYYYFKGVPYAEPPVGKLRFKAPVPLEQFRKPMLNCYAERSDYIQLDFFSGFVFGSENGLFLNVYTPQLPMDGEETPGSGNGLPVMVFLHGGGFACGSGSSLFYNPEYFLQRGVLVVTVNYRLGPFGFLYLPEAGIEGNAGLKDQLMALRWVNQNIACFGGDPTNVTLFGESAGSFSAYLHMLSPNSRKYFHRVICQSGVVCSSSFMQANPLEMALNLARHFGYSGTSQQGALETLQQVPAKKLASQQRKALGQLAEKQADLVFIFLPVVEQTLTDHSIITQPPEVLLKAYDTLHMPLLEGCNDAEGILGLYIIRRKAGVEDMRHLPGRMTAKLFRHLTPAERTEVTNKVRKFYFSDEPPSAWSIDQVKHLLTDVIFMNDSAINAEWLAKYQPNLRHYHYRFTYDGRFSLLKRLFFNATVTGACHGDDVLYMFNPKFLPNFTPSTDECRVRDNFVALWTSFAKHGDPSVDSRDVVDVQWHPVRKIPTDGSTNFQLDCLEINVQPAMVTDPCRERAHFWRELLEAHQKDHL, from the exons ATGGTGGAATGGGACAATTTGTGGCAATTCGTGCTAGCGGTGGTGCGACTCGGCAGAGGGGTCATCGCGTTCGTGATGCACCATCTGCACGTGCGGTTACGTCCTCCACGTGATTGTCCGGTCGTCACCGTACGGCAGGGCCAGTTGCGTGGTATTGCGGCACGGCTCCCAAATGGCGCTCGGTACTATTACTTCAAGGGAGTACCGTACGCGGAACCGCCAGTCGGGAAGCTACGGTTCAAAGCTCCAGTTCCTTTGGAACAGTTCCGTAAACCGATGCTCAACTGTTACGCCGAACGGAGCGACTACATACAGCTCGATTTCTTTTCCGGGTTTGTGTTTGGGTCGGAAAATGGACTCTTTTTGAATGTCTACACACCACAACTTCCGATGGATGGGGAAGAGACTCCGGGCAGTGGAAACGGATTACCCGTTATGGTGTTTCTACACGGTGGCGGCTTTGCTTGTGGCAGTGGTAGCAGTCTGTTCTACAATCCGGAATACTTTTTGCAACGTGGCGTACTGGTCGTTACCGTTAACTATCGCTTGGGTCCGTTCGGGTTCCTCTATCTACCCGAAGCCGGTATCGAGGGTAACGCTGGTCTCAAAGATCAA CTAATGGCACTCCGTTGGGTCAATCAAAATATTGCATGCTTCGGAGGCGATCCAACCAACGTAACGCTGTTCGGTGAAAGTGCTGGCAGTTTCTCGGCCTATCTGCACATGCTCTCACCAAACTCAAG gaaatattttcatcGAGTTATCTGCCAGAGTGGCGTTGTCTGCTCGAGTTCGTTTATGCAGGCAAACCCGCTAGAGATGGCCTTGAATCTCGCTCGTCACTTTGGTTACAGCGGCACAAGTCAACAGGGTGCGCTAG AAACCCTGCAACAAGTTCCAGCTAAAAAATTAGCCTCCCAGCAACGTAAAGCCCTCGGACAACTTGCAGAAAAACAGGCTGATCTCGTCTTTATCTTTCTCCCAGTCGTCGAACAAACGCTTACGGACCATTCCATTATAACACAACCCCCAGAAGTGTTACTGAAAGCGTATGACACACTCCATATGCCGCTGCTCGAAGGTTGTAACGATGCGGAAGGCATACTCGGTCTGTACATTATACGGCGCAAGGCGGGCGTGGAAGATATGCGCCATCTTCCCGGCCGCATGACGGCCAAGTTGTTCCGTCATCTGACACCTGCGGAACGGACCGAGGTGACGAACAAGGTACGCAAGTTTTACTTCTCCGACGAACCACCGTCCGCGTGGTCTATCGATCAGGTCAAGCATCTGCTCACGGATGTGATCTTCATGAACGATTCCGCCATTAATGCCGAGTGGTTGGCCAAATATCAACCGAATCTGCGCCATTACCATTACCGTTTCACGTACGACGGTCGGTTTAGTTTGCTGAAGCGATTGTTCTTTAATGCGACCGTTACGGGAGCATGCCACGGTGACGATGTGCTGTACATGTTTAA TCCCAAGTTTTTGCCAAACTTTACACCTTCAACTGATGAGTGTCGTGTGCGAGATAATTTTGTCGCCCTGTGGACCAGCTTCGCCAAGCATGGCGATCCGTCGGTTGATTCGCGTGATGTAGTTGATGTGCAGTGGCATCCGGTAAGGAAAATTCCAACCGACGGTTCGACGAACTTCCAGCTCGACTGTCTCGAGATTAATGTGCAACCAGCAATGGTGACCGATCCGTGCAGGGAACGAGCGCACTTTTGGCGTGAACTACTAGAAGCGCACCAAAAGGATCACCTTTGA
- the LOC125771618 gene encoding uncharacterized protein LOC125771618, with amino-acid sequence MQPFLAAVLRLCVGLLKAWLSRVWLQLRPPSANICTVTIGPGKVRGLTCVTEDGTHYHHFKGIPYAVPPVGDLRFMPPVPLETFQKPVLECFVEGSKCLQYDQILNVLVGSEDGLFLNVYTPKLAGENSSGLPVMVYVHGGGFLSGSGDSFLYDPSYFMEQRVVIVTFNYRLGPLGFLSFPEAGIEGNAGLKDQLLVLRWIQQNIAPFGGDPNNVTLFGESAGAKAAYLHYLSPVSRKYFHRVICQSGVACSDFALQVDPSAKARKLAKCMGYHGSSDSEALDVLMKASAKALLKHQLETLGDEEQYQELKFPFRPVIERPHPGAIIIQNPLDALQTELDPPIPLITGCNSGEGMVALGKAKNHLHEYNLHPERLLPPMLHLPPGTNANELGKTVKQFYFQTRPISDDTLPALMDVLSDNEYITATVTAAELVAKYQPKVKHYCYYFTHDGRLGNTKQLLNMAQLPGVCHGDDVFYMFRSALNMTVPDDADETRVRKAFVRMWSNFAYLGDPTPDNGDRSKGLTRWDPVEPCPSVRPLVTVKQGKVRGITSTLPNGGQYHYFKGIPYAEPPVGKLRFRSPVPLERFRKPIVDCYAERINGVQKDFFSSYVSGAESCLYLNVYTPRLPGEADTTKGVPRVPVMVYIHGGGFMSGSGSGFFCNPEYFIQQDVLVVTINYRLGPFGFLYLPSAGIPGNAGLKDQLLALRWVNENIAQFGGNPDNVTLFGESAGSMSAYLHYLSPNSRKYIHRVICQSGVAITDSFFQVEPEEKARKLGRFFGYTGNTDQGVLETLEKVPAKELAKHQNEAISEAEKQLALIFIFRPVIEQHQTDDSIITKHPKDLLKSYDTLRMPLMEGCNDGEGILALRSLGKRWKSFDKAPERFVPVLLGRSPDLDRSVVGREIKRFYFGDRAVNERTIDKMCDVMSDNTFITNSVTSAEWLAKFQPNAPHFHYRFTFDGRFSLLKRLFMLSHVAGACHGDDTLYMFNPAFLPKLPPNSAECRVRDIFIALWTSFAKHGDPTREVPSNLVPVRWEPVSKIARDSDDFQLDCLEINTVPRMVRNPGAGRIKFWRDLLKKYRTDYL; translated from the exons ATGCAACCCTTCCTAGCGGCTGTACTGCGGCTGTGCGTCGGACTGCTGAAGGCTTGGTTGAGCCGTGTTTGGCTTCAGCTGAGACCACCTTCGGCAAACATCTGCACCGTTACGATCGGGCCGGGTAAGGTGCGTGGTCTAACGTGTGTGACGGAGGATGGCACACATTACCATCATTTCAAGGGCATTCCCTATGCCGTGCCTCCAGTCGGTGATCTACGCTTTATG CCTCCCGTACCGCTGGAAACGTTCCAAAAGCCTGTGTTAGAGTGTTTCGTCGAGGGCAGCAAATGTTTACAGTACGATCAGATTCTTAACGTGCTGGTTGGATCAGAGGATGGTTTGTTTCTTAACGTTTACACGCCAAAACTGGCCGGTGAAAACTCTTCCGGACTTCCCGTGATGGTGTACGTACACGGTGGAGGGTTCCTGAGTGGCAGTGGTGACTCGTTCCTGTACGATCCAAGCTACTTTATGGAGCAACGTGTGGTGATCGTCACATTCAACTATCGGCTCGGGCCGCTCGGATTTCTAAGCTTCCCTGAGGCCGGTATTGAAGGAAATGCGGGACTGAAAGATCAGTTACTGGTGCTACGGTGGATTCAGCAGAACATTGCCCCGTTCGGAGGTGATCCGAACAATGTTACACTGTTTGGAGAAAGTGCAGGTGCTAAGGCGGCCTATCTGCACTATCTTTCTCCTGTTTCCAG GAAATATTTCCATCGTGTGATCTGCCAAAGTGGTGTCGCTTGTTCCGACTTCGCCCTGCAAGTCGATCCAAGCGCAAAGGCACGCAAGCTAGCGAAATGTATGGGCTATCACGGTTCCTCTGATAGCGAAGCTCTAG ATGTCCTCATGAAAGCATCGGCCAAGGCTCTATTAAAACATCAACTAGAAACTTTAGGAGACGAAGAACAATATCAAGAATTAAAGTTTCCATTCCGTCCCGTCATAGAGAGGCCCCATCCTGGTGCCATTATCATTCAAAATCCTCTGGATGCTCTACAAACTGAACTTGATCCACCCATTCCCCTGATTACCGGGTGTAACAGTGGCGAAGGTATGGTCGCACTGGGAAAAGCTAAGAACCATCTCCACGAATACAATCTCCACCCGGAACGGTTACTTCCTCCCATGTTACACCTTCCCCCCGGGACAAATGCAAATGAGTTGGgcaaaacagtaaaacaatTCTACTTCCAAACACGTCCAATCAGTGACGACACTCTACCAGCGCTGATGGATGTCCTATCGGACAATGAGTACATTACCGCAACAGTTACGGCAGCAGAACTGGTGGCCAAATATCAACCAAAGGTGAAACATTACTGTTACTACTTCACGCACGATGGTCGGTTGGGAAATACGAAGCAACTGCTAAATATGGCTCAGCTACCGGGTGTCTGCCATGGAGATGATGTGTTCTACATGTTTCGTTCTGCCCTAAATATGACCGTGCCGGATGATGCGGATGAAACCCGTGTTCGTAAAGCGTTCGTCAGGATGTGGAGCAATTTCGCTTACCTAGGTGATCCAACACCGGACAATGGTGACCGATCAAAGGGATTGACACGGTGGGACCCGGTAGAACCATGC CCGTCCGTACGTCCGCTGGTTACAGTGAAACAGGGTAAGGTACGTGGCATTACCTCGACCTTGCCCAACGGTGGCCAGTATCACTACTTCAAGGGCATCCCGTACGCTGAGCCACCGGTTGGGAAGTTACGCTTTAGATCACCAGTTCCTTTGGAACGATTCCGCAAACCGATCGTTGATTGTTACGCCGAGCGGATCAATGGTGTGCAGAAAGATTTCTTCTCGTCGTATGTCAGTGGTGCCGAATCATGCCTCTACCTAAACGTGTATACACCCCGCTTACCCGGCGAAGCCGATACTACCAAAGGTGTTCCCCGGGTACCAGTAATGGTGTACATCCATGGTGGTGGCTTCATGAGTGGTAGCGGTAGCGGGTTCTTCTGCAATCCGGAATACTTCATCCAACAGGATGTGCTCGTCGTCACCATCAACTATCGGTTGGGACCGTTCGGATTCCTCTACCTGCCGTCCGCCGGTATCCCGGGAAATGCGGGCCTTAAAGATCAG TTACTCGCACTGAGATGGGTCAATGAAAACATTGCTCAATTCGGTGGCAATCCGGACAATGTAACATTGTTTGGCGAAAGTGCCGGTAGTATGTCGGCATATTTGCACTACCTCTCGCCAAACTCGAG GAAGTACATCCATCGGGTAATATGCCAGAGCGGTGTGGCCATTACGGACTCGTTCTTCCAGGTCGAGCCGGAAGAAAAGGCACGCAAATTGGGAAGATTTTTCGGCTACACCGGTAACACCGATCAGGGCGTGCTTG AAACACTCGAAAAGGTACCAGCAAAAGAGCTGgcaaaacatcaaaacgaAGCGATCAGCGAGGCAGAAAAGCAACTGGCCCTGATCTTCATTTTCCGCCCGGTAATCGAACAGCACCAGACAGATGACAGTATCATCACAAAGCACCCGAAGGATCTGCTCAAGTCCTACGATACGCTTCGAATGCCACTGATGGAAGGTTGTAACGATGGCGAAGGTATTTTGGCCTTGCGCAGCCTGGGCAAACGATGGAAGTCGTTCGATAAAGCTCCGGAACGGTTTGTACCGGTATTGTTGGGTAGGTCACCGGATCTGGACCGGAGTGTCGTAGGTCGTGAGATCAAGCGATTCTATTTCGGCGATCGCGCCGTAAACGAACGTACGATCGATAAGATGTGCGATGTTATGTCCGACAACACGTTCATCACCAACTCCGTCACCAGTGCCGAATGGTTGGCAAAGTTTCAACCGAATGCGCCACACTTTCACTATCGCTTCACGTTCGATGGTCGGTTTAGTTTGCTGAAGCGGCTCTTCATGCTTTCCCATGTGGCCGGTGCTTGCCATGGTGATGATACGCTGTATATGTTCAA TCCCGCATTCCTGCCGAAACTTCCTCCTAATAGTGCCGAGTGTCGTGTGCGTGACATCTTCATTGCTCTTTGGACCAGCTTTGCAAAGCACGGTGACCCAACGCGCGAAGTGCCCTCAAATTTGGTCCCGGTACGGTGGGAACCAGTTTCAAAGATTGCACGCGATTCGGACGACTTCCAGCTGGATTGTCTCGAGATTAACACCGTACCGCGAATGGTACGAAACCCGGGCGCTGGGCGGATAAAGTTTTGGCGTGATCTATTGAAAAAGTATCGTACCGACTATCTGTAA